Within the Bacteroidota bacterium genome, the region ATATTATGTGAACGACAAGAACCAGAAATTCACCTACCTTTCAACTTCATCGGACACTACAAACTACACGCTGAAATACCGCATACAGCATCTGGGAAAACTTGATGTGCAGGTAACATGGAAAAATCTGGCAATGGGCGTTTCAGGCCGCTATTACAGCTATATGCGTAACATTGACAAGTTCTTTTACAATTTCGATTATCAGGGATTTTTCAATACTGGTATCAAAAATTACAGAGCTCAGAATAATAATGGAATGCTGATATTCGATTACCGTCTCAGCTATGATTTCAGAAAACATTTCCGCTTTGCCTTCATTGTAAATAATCTGTTTAATAAAGAATATTCATTGAGGCCTATCAGTGTTGAACCGCCTCGTACAACTATGATTCAGGTCATTTTCAAAACATAAATTAATTAACTATGATGAATAAACGACGGGCAATAGTATTCTTTGCCGTGATGATAGCCGTATTTTCAATACAGTCAAGCTGCAAAAAAAAGACGGACCCACCTGCTGTTGTGCCTGATCCGGTAGTGACATGTACTGTAAATATCACCGGAGGCTGTTTTGATGAATGGAAAGATATCACTACAGGCGTGTATCCTTATTATGAGCCTGCCGGCGATTTTCTTAAAACACTGAACCTGCTGGCGTCTCTTCCCCCCGAAATAGGCGGACCGGGTCCGGTTACTACCGAAAAAACAACTGATTCGTACAGCGGTGCTATGGCGGCAAAGCTTATTTCAAAAGTGTTTTCACCTCAGCAGGGAACCAATATTTTTCTTCCCGGACTGGTTGCTACGTCCGAACTGGATATTCCTGCGCAGACCATCGATCTGGGAAAACCATATACCGGCCGTCCTGTTTCTTTCAAAGGATATTATAAATATTTTCCTGTAAGCGGCGACAGCGCACTGATTGAAGTACTACTCACCAAATACAATACAAGTCTGCATAAACGCGACACCATCGCTATCACTAAAAATATCATTACCAATACCGTTTCT harbors:
- a CDS encoding PCMD domain-containing protein; translated protein: MMNKRRAIVFFAVMIAVFSIQSSCKKKTDPPAVVPDPVVTCTVNITGGCFDEWKDITTGVYPYYEPAGDFLKTLNLLASLPPEIGGPGPVTTEKTTDSYSGAMAAKLISKVFSPQQGTNIFLPGLVATSELDIPAQTIDLGKPYTGRPVSFKGYYKYFPVSGDSALIEVLLTKYNTSLHKRDTIAITKNIITNTVSSYTLFDYPLTYHSSATPDTAVILLVSSAGINFQNLQGCSGQIGSIMFVDEISFGM